The window AAACTACAGTAGATAAATCTGTTTGGGCATCAACTAGTTTTGGACGGAAGTAATATTTTCTGAGCAATTGAATGGGGATATTGAACAACTTTCGACATTATAGTTTGTGATGATCAAATATGAAATGAATCTTGACAAAGAGGATTCAAAATTTTTGCAAAGAAAACCAACTTAACTCGATGACTACATGAGAAAGCGGCATGCGATTTCAAGTGGCGCTCCATCCGGGACCCTTGATAGTCGGTCCAACGGCGAGGACACGCATGCGTTGAACAGTCAGCCCACACAACTCCCCCGCCACATATAAATACCGGAATCCTTTGGGGATCCTGTCGCTATCTTCATCTTCCTCTCTTCCCGCGATCCCCTCAGCTTGAAGCCGGAACAGTCATTCCGCCGTCGCCATGGATCCGTCGCCGAACTCGCACCCGATCCTCTCCTATGTGCTCTCCCGCCTCCCGTCGATCATGACGGGTTCCCCGAGGCTCTCATCCCCGCACGACCtcgagcagccgccgccgccgccgtccccgtccccgcgcGCCCCGTCGGGCCCGGCGGAGTTTGAGCTCGTCGAGCGCATGCCTGGCCTCCGCCACCCGTCCGTCCTCCGCTCCTTGACGCGCGCAGTCGCCGACATCACCTGCGCACGCGACGCGCTCCGCCACCTCGGCCCCCGCCGCGATCACGAGCTGGTCGACTCCGCCCGCGCCTTCCTCCTCTCGCACTCCCACGGAAACCTCGTCGGATTGGATATCGAAGAGAAGGTGGTGGAGAGCCAGGAGGTGGTCCGGTTAGATGAGGAGCACGAGGCTTACGGTGTCCTGCtgcgggaggcggaggagaagctgGAGCGGGTGTACCGGATGGCGATGCACGGGAGGGACGTGGCGGAAGGGGGCGGCAAGAGAAGGGAGGACGAGGGATCCGGCGGTGTGGACGAGGAGGTGGTGAGGCTGCTCAAGCAGGCGGAGGAAGGGAGAGTGGTGGAGCAGGTGCGCCTCGCCGACCGCCAGCTGCTCCACCTGCCTGAGCCCTTGGGCCGGATCCGCGGCCTGCTCGTGCTCGACGTCTCGCGCAACCAGCTCCAGGTCAGGATTCGCTGACGCCGCCATGCATTGCTCCGTCTCTCCCCGTGCTTTCATTCATCGTAGTACCATTTAGACATGCGATCGATGGGAGATTGGGATCGTTCGTCCGATCCGTAAAATTCGGCGATCGGGCCTTCGAGCGTTAGGTTGATTTTGAGGCTCTACGTGTAAGAAGGAAAATGGATTTCCCTCCGTGATCCATTGCAGATCATATATACTTTACTTGGAGTTGCAAATTTTGTTTCCCAAAAGGTTAATTTGCTTGGTTGCACATACACGCACCACTCTGCTCGGCACTCTTCTTTACCGGTGGTTTTGGATGGAGATTGCAGGCTGTCCCCGATGCCATAGGCGGGCTTCAACATCTGGAACAACTCCGGCTCGCTTCCAACGTCTTGGTCTCCCTCCCGGATTCCATCGGGCTTCTCTCCAACCTGAAGGTGCTCGACGTCTCCGGCAACAAGCTCAGATCTCTGCCCGACAGCATCTCAAGATGCAGGTAACCAACCAGCCATAGCCCCCCATGAATCCGCGAGGTCCATTGCTTGCTTGCTGATCGTCTGAGTCGGGACTCCAGGTCACTGGTCGAGCTGGACGCCAGCTGCAACGTTCTGGCGTACCTCCCGACGGGCATCGGCTACGAGCTGGTGAACCTGCAGAAGCTCTGGGTGCACCTCAACAAGCTGCGCTCGCTACCGTCCTCCATCTGCGAGATGCGGTCCC is drawn from Triticum dicoccoides isolate Atlit2015 ecotype Zavitan chromosome 6B, WEW_v2.0, whole genome shotgun sequence and contains these coding sequences:
- the LOC119321903 gene encoding plant intracellular Ras-group-related LRR protein 2-like, encoding MDPSPNSHPILSYVLSRLPSIMTGSPRLSSPHDLEQPPPPPSPSPRAPSGPAEFELVERMPGLRHPSVLRSLTRAVADITCARDALRHLGPRRDHELVDSARAFLLSHSHGNLVGLDIEEKVVESQEVVRLDEEHEAYGVLLREAEEKLERVYRMAMHGRDVAEGGGKRREDEGSGGVDEEVVRLLKQAEEGRVVEQVRLADRQLLHLPEPLGRIRGLLVLDVSRNQLQAVPDAIGGLQHLEQLRLASNVLVSLPDSIGLLSNLKVLDVSGNKLRSLPDSISRCRSLVELDASCNVLAYLPTGIGYELVNLQKLWVHLNKLRSLPSSICEMRSLRILDVHFNELRGLPSSFGKLVALESLNLSSNFSDMRDLPASFGDLVGLRELDLSNNQIHALPDCFGRLERLERLCLDQNPLVVPPMEVVAKGVGAVREYMDKRLQAEEERRKSAAVAAESPKASSPIAWLSRSVSSLSTWVSDVTGPEKAAEDDKFLEQEL